A window of the Brassica oleracea var. oleracea cultivar TO1000 chromosome C1, BOL, whole genome shotgun sequence genome harbors these coding sequences:
- the LOC106316353 gene encoding photosynthetic NDH subunit of subcomplex B 3, chloroplastic, with translation MGSVQLNGSGLVVSLSQNHILSHKTKLGNPKSSFLRSKHNASRAKTIRAISTAPGSQPPVADEPNDEPPAVDFAFVHSVLLPDGTPDVHWRRACGGQKLRDIMLDSNIELYGPYSKPLSNCAGVGTCATCMVEIVNGKELLNPRTDIEKEKLKRKPKNWRLACQTNVGNPDSTGLVVIQQLPEWKAHEWNIPKNVAIDDPDSSA, from the exons ATGGGAAGTGTACAGTTGAATGGTTCAGGCTTAGTAGTTTCTCTATCTCAAAATCATATTCTTAGCCACAAAACCAAACTTGGTAACCCCAAGTCGTCCTTCTTACGTTCAAAACACAATGCCAGCAGAGCCAAAACTATCCGAGCCATAAGCACCGCACCAGGAAGCCAGCCTCCAGTCGCAGATGAGCCGAATGATGAGCCTCCTGCTGTGGATTTTGCGTTCGTCCAT TCGGTGTTGCTACCTGACGGGACACCGGACGTGCATTGGAGAAGAGCGTGCGGTGGACAGAAACTTAGAGACATAATGTTGGATTCTAACATCGAACTCTATGGTCCTTAT AGTAAGCCCTTGTCAAACTGCGCAGGAGTAGGAACCTGCGCTACTTGCATGGTCGAG ATTGTAAATGGAAAGGAGCTTCTCAACCCACGAACTGACATTGAAAAGGAGAAACTCAAAAGG AAACCAAAAAATTGGAGACTAGCTTGTCAAACCAACGTGGGAAATCCAGATTCAACCGGATTG GTCGTCATACAACAATTGCCAGAGTGGAAAGCTCACGAATGGAATATCCCTAAGAATGTAGCTATTGATGATCCCGATAGCTCTGCGTAA